GATTATTGAAGAAAATATGCGTTCAAAACTAGATTGTAATAGAGTATTTAATTAAAAAGATATAGTATGATAAAAATTCACTTTAGATGCTTCAACTTGATCACAATATATTTTGACTGCAAATCATCACCATCGCGATATTGCTTCTCTAAACTGTAATTTGAGACCCTACCAATGACATCTGGAAGACAAAAAAAAAACCATAAATAACAGGTTACTGGTTAACGTAATAGTTTTAATGACAATGCAAAGTAAATAATGTTGACTTTGTAAGTAAACCTGCAGTCACATGCTCTGCTGTTTTGTTTTCATCAAGTATTTCATCAAAAGGAATGAATTTGAACCCATTATCGCCGTTCCATTCACTTTCTGGAAGTGGCAACACAGATGTTTTGTGATTGATATTCAACTTAGATTCATGATTCCAATGAGTAATCCTTCCTTTAAAAGGATTAGTACCAACAAAAGCATTCCTAATAATGTAGTTATGTAGTATTTTCAGTAAAGCCCCATACTTAGCCTTATAGAAATTCTTAATTGTAACACCTATCCTATCACCCTGTTGATGAACCACAAACAAAATTGAATATtttttaaaaatagaaaaacaTATAACATTCATTTAATAAATATTTAAACAACAATTACCTCCTCATCAGAAACTACCAGGTCTAGAAATTCACGACCCTGATCGAAATTTTTGTTCAACATTGTTTCCATGGACAATAGCTTGACCCTGAGATTAACATAAACTTTTTTAGGATTGATTTGTTTGATTGTAAGCATGTGATTAGATGCCATTTTGAACCAAAAATATGAGTGGTATTCATTGTGGTAATTAAGAATTGATTAACAGTATGTTGCATAATATAACAAAAGAAAATGATTGAAATATATAATGCAGCTTCTCAAACCAGATGGCCAGTTATTTTTGGGATAGATCACACGATTTAAATTGACAGTTCACAAACTTATCTTTTCTCGATTTTATAGCTATCATAATCAACTTCACAATATCAAACCTATTTTTAAAATTTATCTGCAAATATTCAAATATCCATAATTATAATCGTTGTTTAAAGTTGAATTATACGCTAGTAAATTCACTAGCAAAACATTtttatcaagaacatatcaaatgACACAATTGATTATAGAATGTCAAAAAtgtaattaaaaataaatttaacaaaAAATTAAGAATTTCATTAGCAAGTATCTACCATTACCCGATCGTGCAACATCATATTTGTAacttgtaataaaaaaaaatatctaaAAACTAACATTACACCCAATCACAGGTCATTAATAAATATTCGAACAAAACAGTATTGTTAGGAACGAATCAAATGTAACGATAGATTATTTAAACACAAAATTTAATTAATGTAAAAACAATATGAATTCCATTTTCCTGGCACGTCATAATCACTAACAGATAGATCAACGTTCCAGTTTTTAACCTGCAAAATATACAAAACCACAATATTAAGTTAACCAAAATTACAGGCCAGAACTTCATCAATATTATTCAATACCGACATCCTTGATGGGTTGGAAATGGCCAAAAAACTCGATAGTAATCTGCACGATAAACTGTCTGCTCAATCATTTAATCATAACctgtaatattaaaaattaaaaattgtatTCGTAATGGTCAGAATGATTAACGCACATGATTAAATGTAATAAAGATATCATATTCGATAACATGTAGTTGATCGAAACAATTATGATTCGTTACAAAGGAAAACGATTATAGATTACATTAACTTATGATACGgtattaaaattgatttaatacctgcTTTGTGCCATAGACAGATTGTATGCAGATTTGATTCATGATTTGGATAAAAACAATTTTTTGTTTCTAGTATGCGCAATTAGATTAAATTTGTGGAATATTAAATCGTTTTTGAGAGACTAATTATGTGAGATCCTAATTTCATGCCTCTAACCGCCGAATAACTTGATTTTGAATTCAAATTTTGGTCTAGCGGGATTCCAAGTCATCATACAGAAAAGTAACTGACCAATGAAAATATGACACATAGGATGACACGTGGACACGAAGAAGGAGGAGGCGACACATAGGATTCAATCCATTGATTTATAAGAGTGTATAGTTTTTTTTAATATAGTTTTAAATATGAACAATGTCGTTTTGCCCCTACATTTTGTAATTCAGTCTTTCTAGTGGGGAATTAGACTTTTCATACAATAGCTGGCGGAAAAAGTTAACCATTACATAAAACTATTGGAATCAAAATTAGTGCAAAAAACTAGTAAAGATAAACCCATTACTGCCAAGTAAATtggaaatatatataattattatagtagTAAATAgaagaaaatataatataattagtgCAAAAAGCTAGTAAAGATAAACCCAATATGGCCGAGTCAACTAGAAATATAAAGAAAAACTATTGAAATGATCtgtggaaccacgggtttgtttaaaggaaacagtttaatgatatgttttaggtattaagtgaatgtaaatactaaagttatttaatttaatggcctgtggaaccacagagtccgactaagaaagttgtcagctgaacatttcctcaaacacctaaaatgtatatgaaacaatccacatccaatcataagagataacatTGCTTGTCCGTTTATTTTAAAAgttcaaattaaaatataaatttagaattggtttctttctacctagcttttatactttctcgtactcaattcaaatttaaaataattaattaaaat
This genomic stretch from Rutidosis leptorrhynchoides isolate AG116_Rl617_1_P2 chromosome 11, CSIRO_AGI_Rlap_v1, whole genome shotgun sequence harbors:
- the LOC139875918 gene encoding uncharacterized protein — translated: MASNHMLTIKQINPKKVYVNLRVKLLSMETMLNKNFDQGREFLDLVVSDEEGDRIGVTIKNFYKAKYGALLKILHNYIIRNAFVGTNPFKGRITHWNHESKLNINHKTSVLPLPESEWNGDNGFKFIPFDEILDENKTAEHVTADVIGRVSNYSLEKQYRDGDDLQSKYIVIKLKHLNDNLLSCTLWGTFMREFQKRLKEESDQECVILIVQFGRTKKHGDVTVRYDWNFTQVSLNAEVEPRKG